One Nostoc punctiforme PCC 73102 DNA window includes the following coding sequences:
- a CDS encoding ABC transporter ATP-binding protein: protein MAKFQDIVNYFRSDWKLSVFSITASSIYEVIDLVVPYAIGQILNVLSAQPLDKPLQSAIATFSDITNYPVNKTLSLSVLLGLIFVVTVVRAPTQPWLTNWFHWDIAFRARREKNETAIAKVLTLPLEFYDENNPGRIAGRVARGISNHTWVYPEIAGQLIPKLARVLGIFVFILFIEWRIAILYLISFVIILSFSLKNLQQLIGYESRLDKYGEDTESRTSELITNIKTVKAFATESRELKRQKQRLDRELTVLDYRIHKGYTILGTWQRTVIQFCVFTILGLTLAATVNGRISLGHFVMTLTLSSMAYAELEPISSLAEVFARRYSSMLRFHEFLQEPTASDSATLLEESNQTESPYKFTGKVELSHLSFGYDAKHQVLQDINLLIEPYQTVALVGRSGSGKSTLVKLLLRYFEPQEGQILIDGQDIRTLDVGKYRRRLAIVHQEVDVFNGTILDNLTYGRPNASLEEVQEACRIARVDEVVQHLPKGYYTVVGERGVRLSGGQRQRLGIARALLVNPDVLIFDEATSSLDYESERSIQLAMRSIQGTCTTIVIAHRLSTVREADKIVVLEQGKIVEVGSHDELLHQEGIYRRLHSLQETGELLS from the coding sequence ATGGCCAAATTTCAAGATATTGTCAATTACTTTCGCTCTGACTGGAAGTTGAGTGTTTTCAGTATTACAGCATCTAGCATTTACGAAGTTATTGATTTAGTTGTACCTTATGCGATTGGACAGATTTTAAACGTTTTGTCTGCTCAACCTTTGGATAAACCACTTCAAAGTGCGATCGCAACTTTTTCTGACATCACCAATTACCCAGTTAATAAAACTCTATCTTTGAGTGTATTACTGGGGTTAATTTTCGTTGTCACGGTAGTCAGAGCGCCTACACAACCTTGGTTAACCAATTGGTTTCATTGGGATATAGCTTTTAGGGCACGTCGAGAAAAAAACGAAACAGCGATCGCTAAAGTTCTGACTCTACCGCTAGAATTTTATGATGAAAATAACCCTGGACGTATTGCCGGAAGAGTAGCTAGAGGAATTTCTAACCACACTTGGGTGTATCCAGAAATTGCCGGACAGTTGATTCCTAAACTAGCTCGTGTACTGGGGATTTTTGTGTTTATCTTGTTCATTGAGTGGCGAATTGCAATTTTATATCTAATTTCCTTTGTAATTATTCTCAGTTTCAGCTTGAAGAATTTGCAGCAGTTGATTGGGTACGAAAGTCGCCTGGATAAATATGGAGAGGACACCGAAAGCCGCACTTCCGAATTAATCACCAATATCAAAACGGTGAAAGCATTTGCGACAGAATCTAGAGAACTGAAACGGCAAAAGCAACGTTTGGATCGTGAACTAACAGTGCTTGATTATCGCATTCACAAAGGTTATACGATACTGGGTACTTGGCAAAGAACTGTAATTCAGTTTTGTGTGTTTACAATTCTGGGTTTGACTTTAGCAGCAACAGTAAATGGGAGAATTTCTCTCGGTCACTTTGTCATGACCTTAACTCTTTCTAGTATGGCTTATGCCGAATTAGAACCTATTAGTAGCTTGGCAGAAGTTTTTGCCCGTCGTTATTCTTCTATGCTGCGGTTTCACGAATTTCTGCAAGAGCCAACTGCATCTGATTCAGCTACTCTTTTAGAAGAGAGCAACCAGACAGAATCACCTTATAAATTTACTGGAAAAGTTGAGTTATCGCACCTCAGCTTTGGATATGATGCCAAGCATCAAGTTTTGCAAGATATTAACTTGTTGATTGAGCCATACCAAACAGTGGCATTAGTAGGGCGTTCCGGTTCTGGTAAATCTACTTTAGTGAAATTGCTGTTGCGATATTTCGAACCTCAAGAAGGCCAAATTTTGATTGATGGTCAAGATATTCGGACTTTGGATGTGGGTAAGTATAGACGGAGATTAGCGATCGTTCACCAAGAAGTAGATGTTTTCAACGGTACGATATTGGATAATCTCACCTACGGCAGACCAAATGCTAGTTTGGAGGAGGTTCAGGAAGCTTGTAGAATTGCCAGAGTCGATGAAGTAGTGCAGCACTTACCTAAAGGTTATTATACCGTCGTTGGGGAAAGAGGTGTCAGGTTATCTGGAGGACAAAGACAGCGCTTGGGAATTGCGAGGGCGTTGCTAGTGAACCCAGACGTGCTGATTTTTGACGAAGCCACCTCTAGCTTAGATTATGAATCTGAGCGTTCAATTCAGCTAGCAATGCGATCGATTCAGGGTACTTGCACCACTATTGTGATTGCCCACCGTTTAAGTACAGTGCGAGAAGCAGATAAAATTGTAGTTCTGGAGCAAGGAAAGATTGTAGAAGTGGGTAGCCACGATGAACTCTTGCATCAAGAAGGCATTTACCGCCGCTTGCACTCCCTACAAGAAACAGGAGAACTCCTAAGTTAG
- a CDS encoding M3 family metallopeptidase yields the protein MSASTIISDNPLLQGVGLPPFAEIKPERVVPAFNQLLAELDQQLATLEASVQPTWSGLVEPLEKLTERLTWSWGVVNHLMGVKNSPELREAHEIVQPLVVQFINKLGQSQPIYNAFKALRTSENWATLELAQQRIVEAAIRDAELSGVGLEGEVRERFNAIQMELAELSTKFSNHVLDATKAFSLTLTTQAEIEGLPPSLVSLAAQVARAAGESNATPENGPWRITLDFPSYGPFMQHSTRRDLREKLYKAHITRASTGDLDNNPLIERILKLRQELADILGFKSFAQLSLASKMAPNVEAVNALLEELRHASYDAAVKDLVELKAFAAAQGAAEAEDLKHWDISFWAERQREAKFAFTAEELRPYFPLPQVLDGLFGLVKRLFGVTVTSADGQAPVWHEDVRYFQIADETGSPIAYFYLDPYSRPAEKRGGAWMDVCINRAKITENGVTAIRLPVAYLVCNQSPPVDGKPSLMTFYEVETLFHEFGHGLHHLLTKVNYPGAAGINNVEWDAVELPSQFMENWCYERTTFFGMAKHYETGEALPEHYYQKLLAARNYMSGTAMLRQIHLSSLDLELHYRYHPGSSETPSDVRHRIAKTTTVLQPLPEDAILCAFGHIFEGGYAAGYYSYKWAEVLSADAFAAFEEAGLEDEEAIKATGRRYRDTVLALGGGQHPMEVFKTFRGREPSTIALLRHNGLVSAAVN from the coding sequence ATGAGTGCAAGTACCATTATTTCCGACAATCCCCTACTTCAAGGCGTTGGTTTACCTCCCTTTGCAGAGATTAAACCAGAACGAGTAGTACCAGCCTTCAATCAGTTGTTGGCAGAACTAGACCAGCAGCTTGCCACCTTAGAAGCTAGTGTACAGCCTACTTGGAGTGGTTTAGTAGAACCCTTAGAAAAGCTGACAGAAAGGCTTACCTGGAGTTGGGGGGTGGTGAATCATTTAATGGGTGTTAAAAATAGCCCGGAACTGCGCGAAGCTCATGAAATCGTACAGCCACTAGTTGTACAATTTATCAACAAGCTCGGTCAAAGTCAACCTATCTACAATGCTTTTAAAGCACTCCGTACCAGTGAGAATTGGGCAACTTTAGAATTAGCTCAACAGCGCATTGTAGAAGCCGCCATTCGAGATGCAGAACTTTCTGGTGTTGGCTTAGAAGGAGAGGTAAGAGAGCGTTTCAACGCCATACAAATGGAGTTAGCAGAACTTTCTACCAAATTTTCTAACCATGTACTTGATGCCACGAAAGCCTTCAGCTTAACCCTAACAACACAAGCGGAAATTGAAGGTTTACCACCAAGCTTAGTGAGTCTAGCAGCTCAAGTTGCTCGTGCAGCAGGCGAAAGTAACGCCACACCAGAAAATGGCCCTTGGCGGATTACTTTAGACTTCCCCAGCTATGGCCCTTTCATGCAGCACAGCACCCGGCGAGATTTGCGTGAAAAGCTCTACAAAGCTCATATCACCCGCGCTTCTACTGGCGATTTAGATAACAACCCCTTAATTGAGCGCATTTTGAAGTTGCGCCAAGAACTCGCAGATATATTAGGCTTTAAAAGTTTTGCCCAATTGAGTCTGGCTAGTAAAATGGCTCCTAATGTTGAGGCAGTCAACGCCCTATTAGAAGAACTACGCCATGCTAGTTATGATGCTGCTGTCAAAGACTTGGTAGAACTCAAAGCTTTTGCAGCAGCACAGGGAGCAGCAGAAGCTGAGGATTTAAAACACTGGGATATCAGCTTTTGGGCAGAACGCCAACGAGAAGCAAAATTTGCCTTTACTGCTGAAGAATTGCGTCCCTACTTCCCGCTTCCCCAAGTGTTAGACGGCTTATTTGGATTAGTCAAGCGGCTGTTTGGTGTTACTGTCACTTCTGCCGATGGTCAAGCCCCAGTCTGGCATGAGGATGTGCGTTATTTCCAAATTGCTGACGAAACTGGTTCTCCCATAGCCTACTTCTACTTAGACCCTTACAGCCGTCCAGCCGAAAAACGCGGTGGTGCTTGGATGGATGTGTGCATCAATCGGGCCAAAATCACTGAAAATGGTGTCACTGCCATCCGCTTACCTGTAGCTTATTTGGTGTGTAATCAAAGTCCTCCTGTAGATGGTAAACCTAGTTTGATGACCTTCTATGAAGTAGAGACTTTGTTCCACGAGTTTGGTCATGGATTGCACCATCTGCTTACTAAGGTTAATTATCCCGGAGCCGCAGGCATCAATAATGTGGAGTGGGATGCAGTGGAACTACCTAGTCAGTTTATGGAAAACTGGTGCTATGAGCGAACCACTTTCTTTGGAATGGCGAAGCATTATGAAACTGGTGAAGCCTTACCGGAGCATTATTATCAAAAACTGCTAGCGGCGCGTAATTATATGAGTGGTACTGCTATGTTGCGGCAGATTCACCTAAGCAGTCTTGATTTAGAACTACACTACCGCTATCACCCTGGTAGTAGTGAAACTCCATCAGATGTGCGTCATCGCATAGCCAAGACTACTACCGTTTTACAGCCACTTCCAGAAGATGCAATTTTATGTGCTTTTGGGCATATTTTTGAGGGTGGTTATGCAGCGGGTTACTACAGTTACAAGTGGGCTGAGGTACTGAGTGCTGATGCTTTTGCCGCTTTTGAAGAAGCTGGTCTAGAAGATGAAGAGGCTATAAAAGCTACAGGTCGGCGTTATCGGGATACGGTACTAGCACTTGGTGGTGGTCAGCATCCAATGGAGGTGTTTAAAACTTTCCGGGGTCGTGAACCAAGTACGATCGCTTTGCTCAGGCACAATGGTTTAGTCAGTGCTGCTGTAAACTAA
- a CDS encoding PadR family transcriptional regulator — protein MSLAYVILGLLQQQEMTGYDLKTSCFDQCIAHLWPADQAQIYRTLDKLVEQGWITCTIEIQHDRPNRKVYTVTELGKAEFAQWLGTHQPLPTLREPLLVQLHFADQLSNEAIIHLLEQQLGARSRKLAECEIIDLPSLGDESANREQVMQRLVLELLIRREQTYINWLKTAIKVIAHQKPYPSHYQIL, from the coding sequence ATGTCCCTAGCATACGTAATTCTAGGCCTTCTTCAGCAGCAAGAAATGACGGGCTACGACCTCAAAACGAGCTGCTTTGATCAATGTATTGCCCATTTGTGGCCAGCAGACCAGGCACAAATTTACAGAACTCTCGATAAGCTCGTTGAGCAAGGCTGGATTACCTGTACGATTGAGATTCAGCACGATCGCCCCAATCGCAAAGTTTACACTGTGACGGAGCTAGGGAAAGCTGAATTTGCCCAATGGCTTGGGACTCATCAGCCGTTACCAACTTTACGAGAACCTTTGCTAGTCCAGTTGCATTTTGCAGATCAGTTGTCGAATGAAGCAATCATTCACCTACTGGAGCAACAATTGGGGGCTCGAAGCAGAAAGCTTGCTGAATGCGAAATCATTGATTTGCCATCACTTGGTGATGAGTCTGCTAACCGTGAGCAGGTAATGCAAAGGCTGGTGCTGGAGTTGTTAATCAGAAGAGAACAGACTTATATTAATTGGTTGAAGACAGCGATTAAAGTTATCGCTCACCAAAAGCCATATCCATCACATTACCAAATTTTATAA